In the genome of Acaryochloris sp. CCMEE 5410, the window CGGTGTCGATCCAGACTCAGAACAGCTCAACTACGATACGATTCGCGAGCTAGCCCTTAAGCATCGCCCCAAAATGATTGTCTGTGGATACTCTGCCTATCCTCGCATCATTGATTTTGAGAAGTTTCGGGCCATCGCTGATGAGATCGATGCCTATTTAATGGCAGACATTGCCCATATTGCTGGCTTAGTCGCATCCGGCCATCATCCCAATCCACTCCCCTTCTGTGACGTGGTCACCACCACCACGCACAAAACCCTCCGAGGTCCCCGAGGCGGCCTGATCATGACCAAGGATCCCGAGCTGGGTAAAAAGTTTGATAAATCCGTTTTCCCGGGTACCCAAGGCGGACCGCTAGAACATGTCATTGCGGCTAAGGCCGTGGCCTTCGGTGAAGCCCTCAAGCCTGATTTCACTGATTATTGTGGTCATGTGGTTGATAATGCCCAAGCTCTAGCCAAACAGTTGCAAGAACGAGGCTTCAAAATTGTCTCTAACGGAACGGACAACCACCTCTTGCTGGTTGATTTGCGCTCCATTGGTATGACCGGTAAGCAGGCCGATCAACGGGTCAGCCAAGTTAATATCACAGCCAACAAAAACACCGTCCCCTTTGACCCAGAATCCCCATTTGTAACCAGTGGACTCCGGTTAGGATCTCCTGCCATGACTACTCGGGGTATGGGGACAGCAGAATTTACCGAGATCGCTAATATCATTGCGGATTGCCTGCTAAAACCTGAAGATGCTGCTGTCACAGAAGACTGCCGCCAGCGGGTTGCCAATCTCTGTTCGCGCTTTCCCCTTTATCCTCATCTCACCAGTCCTGTGCCCGCTCTAACCTAGTCAGTATCCCCCATAGTTTGGCAACGTAACTTGTGTTTATCCCCATTCCTCATGCATGATGTCATTGTGACAGTTCATTAAGACTGTTTTCTATTCTGCATGGTTTGCTCAATTTTCTTTACGTAGCAGGATCTCGGATGCCTTATCATCTGGTTGCCTTTCTTGTGGCTGCCCTTGTGGTCCTCTGGAGTACACCAATCGTTAAAAAGATTGGCTTAAAGAGTGGCTATGTAGACATGCCCAACCCCCGTAAAGTCCACAAGCGTCCGATGGTGCGTTTGGGGGGCATTTCGATTTTCATGGGGACCCAAATTGCTCTACTGATTGTTGCCATTTCCGGTGGATTTGGCGACCTGCCCCCTGCCTCGGCCTCCGAAGTTTGGGGGGTGGTCATTGGCGGCATACTATACTTCCTTATTGGTCTGGCCGATGACTTATTTACCTTAACGCCATGGTCGCGGCTGTTGATGCAGTTTGCGGTGGCCGGAATGGCCTGGGGTGTGGGGGTACGTATCGACTTTGTCACCTTGCCTTTCTCGGACCTTGGACTGATTAATATTGAGTGGTTCAGCCTGCCTCTCACCCTAGTGTGGTTAGTCGGCATGGCCAATGCTGTCAATTTCATGGATGGCTTAGACGGCTTAGCGGCTGGTATTTCAGGCATTTCAGCAGTCGTGATGTTGGTGGTCAGCTTGTTTATTGACCAACCGGCGGCAGCCTTATTAGCTGCGGCCCTTGCTGGGGGAGCCTTAGGTTTTCTCCGCTACAATTTCAACCCTGCCCAAATCTTTATGGGAGATGGGGGTGCTTATTTTTTAGGATTTACCCTGGCAGGAATTGGTGTTATTGGCTTAGTGAAAACGGTAACAACCGTCGCAGTTGTCTTACCCTTTGTGATTTTGGCAGTCCCCATCTTTGATACATCTACGGTAGTCCTCAATCGGTTACGTCGGGGTAAGTCTCCGTTTAGT includes:
- a CDS encoding glycosyltransferase family 4 protein, translating into MPYHLVAFLVAALVVLWSTPIVKKIGLKSGYVDMPNPRKVHKRPMVRLGGISIFMGTQIALLIVAISGGFGDLPPASASEVWGVVIGGILYFLIGLADDLFTLTPWSRLLMQFAVAGMAWGVGVRIDFVTLPFSDLGLINIEWFSLPLTLVWLVGMANAVNFMDGLDGLAAGISGISAVVMLVVSLFIDQPAAALLAAALAGGALGFLRYNFNPAQIFMGDGGAYFLGFTLAGIGVIGLVKTVTTVAVVLPFVILAVPIFDTSTVVLNRLRRGKSPFSADKGHLHHRLLDAGLSQRRSVLLIYAIVFWVGSLAIAIAGIPAGNAYALGATLLLCYAIWRAWQRLQEPRT
- the glyA gene encoding serine hydroxymethyltransferase, producing MQTSLDILTETDPAIAGILQQELQRQRDHLELIASENFTSAAVLAAQGSVLTNKYAEGLPGKRYYGGCEIIDAAEQLAIDRAKELFKAAHVNVQPHSGAQANFAVFLTLLQPGDTFMGMDLSHGGHLTHGSPVNVSGKWFNVVQYGVDPDSEQLNYDTIRELALKHRPKMIVCGYSAYPRIIDFEKFRAIADEIDAYLMADIAHIAGLVASGHHPNPLPFCDVVTTTTHKTLRGPRGGLIMTKDPELGKKFDKSVFPGTQGGPLEHVIAAKAVAFGEALKPDFTDYCGHVVDNAQALAKQLQERGFKIVSNGTDNHLLLVDLRSIGMTGKQADQRVSQVNITANKNTVPFDPESPFVTSGLRLGSPAMTTRGMGTAEFTEIANIIADCLLKPEDAAVTEDCRQRVANLCSRFPLYPHLTSPVPALT